The following nucleotide sequence is from Capra hircus breed San Clemente unplaced genomic scaffold, ASM170441v1, whole genome shotgun sequence.
TCTGGGAGGTCAAACACGGTCACCTGCAGACGCGGGTACTCCTGGACGAGCTTGTGGGCCAGGGCGCCCGTGCAGCCTGTGGGAAGACACGTAGACTCTGGGCCATCCCGGCCTGTCTCCACAGGTGCAGCTCTGGCAGGGCCAAATCAGTGCGCTCGGATGTGAgctgagcctgtgccctcaaAGGAGGTCAGCCAGGGGGGAGACCTCTGCTTTCTCAAGCTCAGGGCCTTGGGGAGTGGTGCTGGAGCAAGCGCTGGCCCGAGCCAGGTGAGCAGGGTGGACAGAGATCCACGGGGAACCCTTAGAGCAGAGTTCTAGAGAGTTATGTTCTTTCCTTCTCCGTTCTGTTGTGGGAATGCAGATGTGATGGCTGGTGCCACAGCAGTCACTCTGGGCCACCTGGAGGAAAGCTCTGCAGAGGATGGGAAAATGCAAGCTGGCAGCTCAGGAGCCCACCTAGGACCCCGATCCCACCACACCCTTTGGGAAGGCGTCTGCTCCTCCTCCGTCCCATGTCCTGGGGGAAGCACTGGCTGGGAAgggtggagggtgtgtgtgtgtgtgtgtgtgtgtgtgtgtggcatgatTAGACCTCGTGAGATGGCAGCAGACAGGTTCCACGGTCCCCTCCTCTGCTTGGCAGCCCCCGGGAAGGGTCTGATAAACTCTACGAGGGTCCCGAGCCATCCCTGGGACCTCCTAGCACTTGGGAATATCACCCCAAGCCCCGCATCCACCCAGGATGCACGTAGATGCTTGTGTGGTTTGTAGAGATAAACCCATTTTCCAAGTCTTATTAGTAGGTAGAgcatattagttgctcagtcgtgtccgattccgcAGCCCTGTGGCttgtagccccgccaggctcctctgtccctggggattccccaggcaagaacactggagcaggttgccattcccttctccaggagatcttcccgacctagggattgaacttgggtctcctgccttgcaggcggattctctccCATCTGAACCACTGGCTTAGCCTATCTGCAGGTACGGCACCTGCAGCTTCCGACAAGAGAAGGGACGCTCGCACCCGTTTGCCTGACTCCTGTCGGGCGAAGGGACGTACCTCCCAGGTGGCAGGCGGAGGTGAACGGGGACAGGTCAAAGGCCGTGGCCACGTGCTGGGCGGTCAGCTTGCTGAGGCCGTGCGAGGCCCTCATGAACTGCAGGGTCGCCTCTGTGCTCCACTTGTCGGGGCCCTGAAACGGAACAGGATCTCAGGAGAGACCCACCGGGGGCCCAGGCGGTCCTGCACCCGGGAGGACGTTCTGCGTGGCATCTCGAGGGCAGGGGGCTtcgtgggtttccctggtgggtcagacggtAAAAAGTCCGCgtgccgtgcaggagacctgggctccacctctgggtcgggaagatcccctggaggagggcatggcaacccactccagtatccttgcctggagcatcccatgcgcagaggagcctggcgggcgacagtccatggggtcgcaaacagtcagacacgaccgagggaCTAAACGTGGGGGGCTTGGTAGGCAGATGGGGAGGGGCCCGGGGGACACagcaagggagggaggggaggacaaGAAGACGTCCATCGAGGAGCCAGGAACTGCGTCCTCACCGGACACTAAACCCAGCTTCGCCGGGATCTCAGACATCTAGCTGCTACAACCATAGGAAATAAATGTCTTTCGTTTCTAAGTGAAAAGAAGCTGagagtcgctaagtcttgtccaactctttgtgatctgtggactatacagtccgtgggattctccaggccagagtagtggactgggttgccacgctctcctccagaggaccgtcttcagccagggatcgaaccccggtttcccgcattgcaggcagattctttaccatctgaggcaccagggaagcaacttgctcagtcgtgtccgactctttgcaaccctgtggatagtccatgggattctccaggccagaatactggagtgggttgccatttcctcctccaggggaatctccgcaacccagggatcaaacccaggtctctggcattgcaggcggcttcttcaccagctgagccaccagggaagccccacccccacccccgcccagacCCACTGAACACCCAACAAGGCTCTCTCTGGAGGGTCGGGAgccaggaggcagggcagggagggattTGCGGACCCCGAGCTCACAAGGCACTGTCTCTGCACAATCTAACCTCACGAAGGAAACGGGGGGCATTGGCTTGCGGCAGCCCCTTCATGGAAACACCCTCTTCGGCAGCTGTGGGCGGCCGGCTGCCCCCCACGCCGTCCCTAAGAGCCCGCATCCACAGCCTCCCACTGGGATAACGGGTTCTGATGGTCCCCGGGTCTGGGATGCTTTCGGCGCCCGTGGCCAATCCCTCAGTGGCAGAGACGGCACGTGAGAAGCAGCGTCAGGTTCTGGGGTACCTGCAGCAGCGGCTCTGGGGTCCACGCTGCCCCCTCCCGCATGGCCCGGCCCAGGTGCGTGAAGGCGTCCCAGACGGGCCCGTCGTGGTAGGCGGCCAGGCCGTGGAGAGACTGCTCGCCGTCCGACGCCAGGTGCAGGCTGGCCGTCTCCGTGTTGCTGTAACCTGAAAGGACGGGGCGTCGTGGGACCCCCACAAGGGCTGCCCTGAACATCAGAGAGACGCAGAGGGGAGCGGGGGCAGCCGCCGCTCGGGTTCCCGGCGGGGTTAGCGCAAGCATCGTTGGCCGACAGCGTGACGCCCTCTCGCGcgcccgactctctgcaaccccatggactgcagcccgccgggctcctctatccatgggactctccaagccagaatactggagtgggttgccactccctcctccaggggatcttcccgactcaggggccgaacccgcatctcttgcactggcagacaggctcTTCTCCAcggagccccctgggaagcccgtctCTGCATCAGCATGTCTGTTTAGTGTCTGTCCAtcacctccatctctctctcGCGCCTGTTAACCATCTATCTGTCCGTGTACATACGTGTACATACGTATCATCTCCCTGTCTGTTCAGCAGCTGTCATCTGTGTGTGAATAAATCTATGTACCTATCACTTGTCAGCTCAGCTCATCTATCGTTTATCCATCGACACGTGTGTTGCCTATCCATCAATCCCTCCATGTATCGCCCATTTATCCATCATCTGTCTgtctgccctggagaaggaaatggcgacccgctccagtagtcttgcctggaaaatgccatggatggaggagcctggtgggtacaggccatggggtcgtaaagagctggacacgactgagcgacctcactttcccttttcactttatcGGTCTACCTGACTATCATCTGTTATCAGTTTATATCTCTTTATCTATCAGTGTGTCTACTATCTCTTTATCCGCCTGTCTGTCCGTCAGCCTGTGTTTATCATCTGTCTGTCTTCCTGTCACCCACCCATCCCCTTATCCTATTTTCTGTTTATCTGTCTATCtgccctctgtttcttcatcagcTATCTGTCTGGTGACCTTTCTGCCAACTATGAATTCATCCATCTGCTTACCATTTTCATGCCTATACATTCACCTATGAATCGGTCACGCTACCTATCATttacccatccacccatctatctagtgggctcccaggggcctcagcagtaaacaatcttgtggccactgcaggagacacagaagacgcaagtttgatccctgggtggggaagatcccctggaggacggaatggcaacccactccagtcttcttgcctggagaatcctggcgacagaggagcctggcgggctacagtccgtggggtctcaaaaaaGCTGGCCACGACTGCAGCGCCTGAGCTGGCAGCAAGCATCTGTTACCTGTTTGCCCACCCGTgaatccatccacccatccgtcCAGGTATCATCCCGCTATCAGGCAGCCTCTAGGCCTGCGCCTCGCCTGTCCGCCTACCTGATCAGGTAAGTAAGGATGCGCAGGCATCTACGCTGCGCACACGCACACCCTACGAGTTGTTGCCTTGGAGAGCCTTGGCTGATACAACCCCTCTGAGTCCATAAGGAAGTCTCTCTCTtgaacaccacacacacacacacacacacacacacacacacacacacacacacacacacacacacacacacacacccctggttCCTCctaaacatcacacacacacacacacctgtttcctccaaacatcacacacacacacctgtttcCTTCTAaacctcacatacacacacccctttcCTGCTAAACatcacgtacacacacacacctttccaaCATCACACACACAGCTGTTTCCCCctaaacatcacacacacacacctgtcctcctaaacatcacacacacacacctgtttcctccaaacatcacacacacacacctgtttcCTTctaaacatcacacacacacacccctctttcCTCTTTGCCCCGCCCCGCTCCCCACCTCTGGGAACCGCCCCGCGCCCAGGACACAGGGCCGGCAGGTCTGCCCATCTCTGCTCAGGAGCCACCGTCACTTGGCGGCCGGGTCCTCCTGCCTGCGGAGCTGCCGTgacggcacctgggaagccccctcaccTCTGTCTGACTTGTCCAGCAACCCCAGGGCTGCACAGACGTCAAGCAGGTGCGCGGTGCCGCCCACCGAGGCGTCGATTTCGCGGGCGACGTCTGTGGCTGACAGGGGTCCTCGGTCTTTCAGTACATCGAACACTTGGAGCTTGCAAGCCGTGAGCAGGACCTGACCGTGAAGGAGGGCCACAGTCAGGCTACAACGTGTCTGACCGATcgcttgtgacccccatggacggcagcGAGGCGTGGGGAAGGGGCCCGGGACTGTCAGAAACGCCCCGCCCATCAGGGAGCCTTCTTCTGCAGGGGAGAGTTGGCTTCAGGCTCCAGCTTGCACAAGGCTTGCTCCAGGGAAGAACAAGTCGGTGAGGGTTAAGCAGAAAAGCTCTCTCAGCAGAGAAAACCCAATGTGCCACAGTCAAGGGGTGTGTGGTAGCTCCCCACGGTGCCCACGTCGAGGCCACAAGCCCTGGGACCTTGAGGTGAGGCTGTGTGTGGACTTGGGCGCTCTCTGCAGGACACACACTGTCCATGCCGCTCACCACACACCTCACAGGACAGCCTAACCTCCCCGCGGCTCTCGTAACAAAGGGGCTTTCCCCGGACACGTGGGGCACAGGGTGGTGTGAGCCCTGTCAGCCTCAAACACCCACATGGACCCCGCCCCAGCCCTGCCAGCTGTGTTCAAAAATGATGAGGCTCACGTCCTGACCCCCAGAATGTGCGAACGAGGCCTTCCGTGGAAATAAAACGTGAGCCCTGTCAGCCTCAAACACCCACatgggccccaccccagccctgccagcTGTGTTCAAAAATGATGAGGCTCACGTCCTGACCCCCAGAATGTGCGAACGAGGCCTTCcatggaaataaaatgttttcgtAGACGTGATGGAGTGAAGGGTCTGAGATGAGGTCCTCCTGGGTGGGGGTGGCCCTAAGCCCCGTGACAGGGTCCTTATAAGACACGGAAGAGGAGAGACACGGACGCAGAGGAGAAGCCACATGGAGACGGAGGTGGAGACGGGAGGGAGGCGGCCACCAGCCCAGGGACGGACGCCTGGAGCCcctggaagctggaagaggcgGGTGGGACCCTTGCCTGGAACCTCTACAGGAAGCTCAGCCCTGAGACCCCTTGACCTCAGATGTCTGGTCCCCAGGGCTGGGGTGGCGGGTGTGTGATGGATGCCTGTGGTTTGAAGCACTCTCCGTGCTGGGGGTCAGCTGACTGCGAATGCACACAGGTACCTTGGATGCTTTGAAGCCGTCCATCAGCTCCAGGAGGCCCGCGGGGAGCCCGGGCTGGCTGACCGTCACCCCGTTCAGGTCCGCCTCCTGGGTGCGGGGAGCCTGCTGCCGCGCCCCGCCAGCCTGCAGGCCCCCGCTGGCTCGAGCGGGGTCAGAGCCGCCTCCCTCAGCATTGCTGAGATCCTCGAACGTGTCGACAGCTGGGATGGAGTCGTGCTGGACCGGCTGCGGGGTGCCGGGGGCCCGGGGTGTGTGGTACAGGCGTGCCAGCTCCTTGCAGAAGCGGTTCAGCGGGAAGCCCACCACATTGAGGAAGTCGCCGCGGACGTACTCCACCAACATCCCACCCAGCGCCTGGATCCCGTAGCCGCCGGCCTTGTCCCTGCACGGCGGGAAGCAGAGAAGAGATGGACACGGTGATGCTGAGCTTTGCTGGGTGCACTCACCCGGCCGGCTCTGGGCAGCTGTGTGCCGGGGGTGGCCGGCTCCAGGACCAGCCCCCAGGAGCATCCGTCGGTCCCGCCCCCAGGACGGGATGAAGGCTCCATGGTGGCTTCTGCGGGTGCGTGAGGGGGCACCTGCCCCCACACCAGGCCTGGGTCTCCTGAGGGGGTGAGCTTTGCCCACAAGAGACTGGGGCCCCCCAGTGGGGGTTTTCCCGCATGTCTCTGACCGGAGCCTCAATAGGAGGACTCCTCACGGGGGTCCACACCCCGGGTCTTCCCGGAAACCTCTGCTGAGACCTCCTTACAGGGGAAAAGGGGTCCATCCTTTTCTGTCCACCCTGACTGAGCCCCCAGCCCTTCTCAACTctaaccaccaccaccccactacAGACCAGGGTGCACAGAACGGCAGGCGCTGGGATTTGGGGTGTGGGGGGTGTCCTTGTGCCaaagagtttcccaggtggcactagtcgtaaagaatctgcctgcaatgcaggggacacgggttcgatccccaggttgggaagatttcctggagaagggtctcgcaacccactccagtgttcttgcctggagaatcccatggacagaggagcctggtgggctacagtccgtggggttgcagagagtcgggcatgactgagtgactatcacggACACTGGGTGGGGAGACCAGCCCCACGGCAGCATCTGCCCTGACCTGCCCGACCCACAGTGGTGCCCTTTGCTGGGGGAGACGGCAGTGGTGTCGGGACGGGGGGGCGGGGTAAGAcatccttccatccttcctaAGCACGCTGCCCGGCCCTGGGCCCCTGGGCCCGTGGCGGGCACAGGCCCCCAGCGCGGGCTCAGCCCTGGCCTGTCTCCTGCCCACGGCGGGCATTCAGCACCGCGGTTCCGGACAGAGACTCACATGGGCTCCCCGCTGTCGATGTATTCCCACAGCAGCTCCTCGGACAGCTCCGAGAACTTCACCGTGGTCTCCTCGTAGAACTCGGACACCTCAGTGTCCAGCTGACCGTCTGCAAGGAAGTGCGCACTGTGGTGAGGGGACGCAACcgctgcccctgggggcccacgggcCTAACCCTTTGAGCCCAGGAGGAGGcaagcctgatgctgaagctgaagctccagtgctttggccacctcatgagatggaaaagaccctgatgctgggaaaagactgaaggcgggaggagaatgggacgacagaggatgagatgggtggatggcatcactgactcaatggacatgggtttgagcaagctacgggagttggtgatggacagggaggcctggcgtgctgcagtccatggggtcgcagagagtcagacatgactgagcgagtggaCAGCAACAAAGCCTGAGCTTTGCATgcgattcacacacacacacacacacacaggatcatTAATACGGGATAAAGGATTGTCCACTGTAGACAGGGAAACAGAGACAGAATaaaacaaagtgaagtgaaagtgttagttgctcagtcgtgtccgactctttccgaccccgtggaccgtagctctccaggcccctctgtccatgggattctccaggcaagaatgctggagtggggtgccattgcctcctccaggggatcctccccacccagtgactgaacctgggtctcctgcactgcagacagatcctttatcgtctgagccgccagggaagctgaTAGAACATTTATGGACTGGAGTTATCATTATGACAGGGTAAGTCTGGGATCTTCATGAGGCTTTCGGCTGTAGGGTTGGAAATGCCCCATGCACGTAGCATGCTGGGCACACAGAGGGGCCACTTGTGAAAAATCTCCACACCAGGCGTCCCGGAGTCAGTGAGTGTGTGCGTGCAAGGTcggtgtctcagtcgtgtccgaccctttctgatcccaggctcctccgtccctgagattctccaggcaagaacactggagtgggctgccattcccttctccaggggatcttcctgacccagggatcgaactcctgtctcttgtgtctcctgcattgccaggtgggttccttaccgctgagccacctgggaagcccccagcagGCTCCATGGTGCTCCTTGAACCTCACGCCCACCTAGAACCTCAGAACAGGACTTTATATGGAAACAGGGTCTCTGCAGACATGATGAAGTGAAGGGTCCAAGATAAGGTTCCCCCTGGATGAGGATGGCCCTTAATCCCATGACAGGGTCCTTCCTGGGGCTAAAATCCCTTTTAAGCAGCTTTAAAAGTTATTCCTCAGGCtttttgtgctttaaaaaaaaataaaaaatcttttcatCACGGTATGTCTTAATGCCTGCCAACGGGAGCCAAACTTCTCCACCGTTCAGACCAGAGAGCTCAAAGGCAGGCTCTGGGTGAGTTGTGTTGGACGAGGTGGAATGTCCCTCGCACCCTACATGGGGTCCACTGGGTGCTCACGATGAACCCCCATATTTCCACGTGGGATCCCAACGTTCCCAGGCTAGGTGGAAGGGCGGGCCCACGTGGTAGCAAAGACAGGGACGCCCCAGGGCGCCCGGGTCCTCCCCCCAGGAGCCCCGGCTGCTCCGACGGTGgccctgactcccaggggagGTGGGGGACGCGGGCCGTCCAGGTACCTTTTGTGCAGCAGTGGACGATGGCCACGCCCGTGACCACGCTGTGCTCCTTCCCGCTGAGCCTGCAACACATGGCCGGGCCAGACGCGTGAGTGTCCGGAGTGTCTCTGGAAAGCAGGGCGACCCCTGCCCCGCAGCACGAGGCCCCTGTCCAcccaccagccccacccccccaccatcaCCCCAGCTGCACGATCACCAAGGAAACCGTCCCAGGGGGACTGTGAAGCTTCCCCACGAGACTGTGGTCACTGCACTGAGGGGCTAGGGGGGTGGTCAGGCCATCTCACGGGACCACGTGGACCCTGATGGGAGCGGCCGGCAGGGCACAGAGGACCCAGATCCTGGCTACTCTGGGCCGCCCCTTTCCTGGGTCCCTGTGCAGTCCTGGGCCTGGACACTCAGCATGACCGAGCCAGGAGGAGACCCTGAGTGTGGGGGGGTGGTATGGGGAGTCGGAGCCCGGTTAAGAGTCGAGGTCAGTTCAAGGGCATGGCCTGGTCCTCTGACCTGAACAAGGAGGGGCTGTCTGTGGGAGACAGCAGATATGATGCCCATGGCAGACATGGGGACGTGATGGGTAATGGGTGGGTGGACAGACGGCTGATGAGCGGATGCTGACGGTGAGTGGGCGGATGGCGAGTGGCCCAGCCCCTGTCCCACGCGTCCCCGGAGGCCCGCCGGGACCCACCCACCTCGACAGCATGCGGTAGGCGTCTTGCTTGTCCACCGGCTTCTCCAGGATCAGCCCCCCGACCGCCTGCGAGGGAAACGCCACGGAGACTTGCTTCCGCTCCCCGAGCTGCTCTGCGTCAGCTGCACTGTCCACCGGCTCAGactcatgtattttttttctttaatttacgtGAGATTCGTATAATGTGGCAGTCACCATGTTAAATGAAACCACGTGGTACATTTCCACCGTTGGGTGAGGGTCGCTATCCAGCTCCCCAGGTCTTCCATCATCTGGAACACCCCATCCCCACAAGCTGCTCTCCCCACCTCgctccccagcccctgacaactGCTGATCGATTCCTTCCTCAGTGGATTtccctattctggatatttcatacaaGTACAGTAATATGCACCCTTCTGCGTCCTGCTTCCCTCACTGAGCGCTGGGTGCTCGAGGTCCATCCACACTGTAGCCTGTGTTGGGGCTTCCCTCCTTTCAGGATCCAtgcatcatccatccatccacccatcatccatccactcatccatttatccatccaaccatctacccaaccatccatccatgcatcttctatccatctatccatccacccatccatccatccaaccttCTACTCatcattcatccacccatccatccatcatcaatCCATCATCTATTcatcatccatccaaccatccatttatccatcaaaCCATCTCCCCAACTatgcatccatctatccatccatccattatctaaccatccatccatccacccatcaactCAACCATCCATccgtctatccatccacccaaccACCCATCATTTATCCATCCAACTATGCatcatctatccattcattcatccatccatccatccaaccatctacccatccatccatccatgcatcttctatccatctatccatccatcatccaccca
It contains:
- the ASMTL gene encoding N-acetylserotonin O-methyltransferase-like protein (The sequence of the model RefSeq protein was modified relative to this genomic sequence to represent the inferred CDS: added 488 bases not found in genome assembly), which gives rise to MLLRPVIGKLQHKRVVLASSSPRRREILSNAGLRFEVVPSRFKEQLHKGSFAGPQAYAMETAKQKALEVADRMHQKDLRAPDVVIGADTIVAVGGLILEKPVDKQDAYRMLSRLSGKEHSVVTGVAIVHCCTKDGQLDTEVSEFYEETTVKFSELSEELLWEYIDSGEPMDKAGGYGIQALGGMLVEYVRGDFLNVVGFPLNRFCKELARLYHTPRAPGTPQPVQHDSIPAVDTFEDLSNAEGGGSDPARASGGLQAGGARQQAPRTQEADLNGVTVSQPGLPAGLLELMDGFKASKVLLTACKLQVFDVLKDRGPLSATDVAREIDASVGGTAHLLDVCAALGLLDKSDRGYSNTETASLHLASDGEQSLHGLAAYHDGPVWDAFTHLGRAMREGAAWTPEPLLQGPDKWSTEATLQFMRASHGLSKLTAQHVATAFDLSPFTSACHLGGCTGALAHKLVQEYPRLQVTVFDLPEVIKLAGDFQTDAEPSERVHFVPGDLSSDSLPPADLYIFCSLLHDWPDDRLHGVLSRISGSCKPGAGLLLAELAPAEEEEASGAARRPPGLRTRGVGRRPRSPGQYRRLLQRLGFQDVQAARAGGLLHVVLGTRAPP